In Chloroflexota bacterium, the following are encoded in one genomic region:
- a CDS encoding Crp/Fnr family transcriptional regulator: protein MLRRLFERDADHEVEIPVGGPLTDAELKAGLLREVDLFAGLTLDQLREISRTLPMTACRTGGLVTSPDDDGERLYIVKRGRVRLYRLTPDGKQLTLDILDKGRIVGRMSWLGQELNEVYAEAIEDAVICSFTPEELRRLIDRFPGIGLNMIRYLSERLAVSEREREVMAFRSVEQRLAARLLELAERFGQPADGGVAIDARLTQQELADMIGTSRETLATTISALRERSVLEMHNQRVVIRDLERLRELSGT, encoded by the coding sequence GTGCTGAGACGCCTCTTCGAACGCGATGCCGATCACGAGGTCGAGATACCCGTCGGCGGACCGCTGACCGACGCCGAGCTGAAGGCGGGTCTGCTGCGCGAGGTCGACCTCTTCGCCGGCCTGACCCTGGACCAGCTCAGGGAGATCAGCCGCACGCTGCCGATGACGGCCTGCCGCACCGGCGGGCTGGTCACTTCGCCCGACGACGACGGGGAACGTCTGTACATCGTCAAGCGTGGGCGGGTGCGCCTCTATCGACTGACGCCGGATGGCAAGCAGCTGACCCTCGACATCCTCGACAAGGGCCGCATCGTCGGGCGCATGTCGTGGCTTGGCCAGGAGTTGAATGAGGTCTACGCCGAGGCGATCGAGGACGCGGTGATCTGCAGCTTCACGCCGGAGGAGCTGCGACGACTGATCGACCGCTTCCCGGGCATCGGCCTCAACATGATCCGCTACCTCTCGGAGAGGCTGGCGGTCTCCGAGCGCGAGCGCGAGGTGATGGCCTTCCGCTCGGTCGAGCAGCGCCTGGCCGCCCGGCTCCTTGAGCTGGCCGAGCGCTTCGGCCAGCCGGCCGACGGTGGCGTGGCGATCGACGCGCGACTGACGCAGCAGGAGCTGGCCGACATGATCGGCACCTCGCGCGAGACGCTGGCGACCACGATCTCCGCGCTCCGCGAGCGGAGCGTGCTCGAGATGCATAACCAGCGCGTGGTCATCCGCGATCTGGAGCGGCTGCGCGAGTTGTCAGGCACGTAG
- a CDS encoding NAD(P)H-hydrate epimerase has translation MTLPTRAIRPRWQLPDFPTAPMPVPSVDRDTMLAADHIATDRLGLGLLQMMENAGSELADLTRHALGGSVAGRSLVVLAGTGNNAGGGLVAARRLAGWGANVCVVFARPILRLRPGPCAQMEPLLAAGVRTAVAGHDRSYPELAGEVLRADAVIDAMIGYGLRGAPDDAYQPLIGLAAIGDGPVISLDIPSGIDATTGERPGAAVSAHITLALALPKRGTETGGGRRFAGARYLADIGIPASVFAELGVEAAPIFSAGALVRLD, from the coding sequence ATGACCCTCCCCACCCGAGCCATTCGGCCTCGCTGGCAGCTCCCGGATTTCCCAACCGCTCCGATGCCGGTCCCCTCCGTCGACCGCGACACGATGCTCGCGGCCGACCACATCGCCACCGACCGGCTGGGCCTTGGGCTGCTGCAGATGATGGAGAACGCCGGCAGCGAGCTGGCCGATCTCACGCGCCATGCCCTGGGGGGATCGGTGGCTGGGCGCAGCCTGGTCGTCCTGGCCGGGACCGGCAACAACGCCGGCGGCGGGCTCGTCGCGGCGCGGCGGCTGGCGGGATGGGGCGCAAACGTCTGCGTGGTCTTCGCCCGACCAATCCTGCGGCTGCGCCCGGGGCCCTGCGCCCAGATGGAGCCGCTCCTGGCGGCCGGCGTACGCACCGCGGTGGCCGGGCACGACCGCTCCTACCCCGAGCTCGCCGGCGAGGTCCTGCGAGCCGATGCGGTGATCGACGCCATGATCGGCTACGGCCTGCGCGGCGCGCCCGACGACGCCTACCAACCGCTGATCGGGTTGGCGGCCATCGGCGATGGGCCGGTGATCAGCCTCGACATCCCGTCGGGCATCGACGCCACCACCGGGGAACGGCCGGGCGCGGCCGTGTCCGCCCACATCACGCTCGCGCTGGCCCTCCCGAAGCGTGGGACCGAGACGGGCGGGGGCCGCCGCTTCGCTGGAGCGCGCTACCTGGCCGATATCGGCATTCCGGCCTCCGTCTTCGCGGAGCTCGGCGTCGAGGCCGCGCCGATCTTTTCCGCTGGCGCACTCGTGCGCCTCGACTGA